In a genomic window of Tamandua tetradactyla isolate mTamTet1 chromosome 17, mTamTet1.pri, whole genome shotgun sequence:
- the LOC143660837 gene encoding prolyl-tRNA synthetase associated domain-containing protein 1, which produces MAHADLRVALEERLGALAIRTDVVEHPEVFTVEEMMPHIQHLKGAHSKNLFLKDKKKKNYWLVTVLHDRQINLNDLAKQLGVGSGNLRFADETAMLEKLKVGQGCATPLALFCDEGDVKFVLDSDFLEGGHEKVYFHPMTNAATMGMSPEDFLTFVKKTGHDPIILKFGKKN; this is translated from the exons ATGGCGCACGCCGACTTGCGGGTGGCTCTCGAGGAGCGCCTTGGAGCCCTGGCCATCCGCACCGATGTTGTCGAGCACCCCGAG gtgtttacagttgaagaaatgaTGCCTCATATCCAGCATTTGAAAGGAGCACATAGTAAGAACTTATTtcttaaagacaaaaagaaaaaaaactattggCTGGTGACAGTTCTTCATGATAGACAAATAAATTTGAATGATCTTGCCAAGCAGTTGGGTGTTGGGAGTGGAAATCTGAGGTTTGCTGATGAAACAGCCATGCTAGAAAAACTAAAAGTTGGCCAAGGCTGTGCTACGCCCCTGGCACTCTTCTGTGATGAAGGAGACGTGAAATTTGTTCTGGATTCTGATTTTCTGGAAGGTGGACATGAAAAGGTGTACTTTCACCCAATGACCAATgctgcaaccatgggaatgagcCCTGAAGACTTTCTCACATTTGTGAAGAAGACAGGACATGACCCCATAATACtaaaatttggcaaaaaaaaCTAG